In Anseongella ginsenosidimutans, one genomic interval encodes:
- a CDS encoding ArsR/SmtB family transcription factor has product MRRDVFQAIADPRRREIIGLLTKRTMNLNAVAEHFDISRPAISKHVKILRECGLVAVKKEGREKFCSVDLRKLEEVDQWLQHYRDFWNRKLDALQVFLDEEANNNK; this is encoded by the coding sequence ATGAGAAGAGACGTATTTCAGGCTATTGCTGATCCAAGGAGGAGGGAGATCATCGGACTCCTTACGAAACGGACAATGAACCTGAACGCAGTAGCTGAACATTTTGACATTAGCCGCCCGGCGATATCCAAGCACGTTAAGATATTAAGGGAGTGCGGCCTGGTGGCGGTGAAAAAGGAGGGCAGGGAAAAATTTTGTTCCGTGGACCTTCGAAAACTAGAAGAGGTAGATCAATGGCTGCAGCATTACCGGGATTTCTGGAACCGGAAATTGGATGCTTTGCAGGTCTTTCTGGATGAAGAAGCAAATAATAATAAATAA
- a CDS encoding DUF488 domain-containing protein translates to MMPAKILWTIGHSTRTIEEFTALLLQNGIRMLADVRLLPGSRKYPHFNQDVLERSLEKQGIDYLHILGLGGRRKKVKDSRNTVWRNASFRAYADYMETPEFEESAKNLMHLALEKNTCIMCSEAVWWRCHRSMIADYLKSKGWKVLHILSEKKTEEHPYTKAASIIDDQLEYGAG, encoded by the coding sequence ATGATGCCTGCAAAGATTTTATGGACAATCGGCCATTCCACGCGGACGATAGAAGAGTTCACAGCGCTCCTGCTGCAAAACGGGATTCGCATGCTGGCAGATGTCCGACTTCTGCCAGGTTCGCGAAAATATCCGCACTTTAATCAGGATGTGCTTGAACGTTCCCTGGAAAAGCAAGGTATTGATTATCTGCATATCTTGGGGCTGGGCGGCAGGCGAAAGAAAGTAAAGGATTCCCGGAATACCGTATGGCGGAATGCTTCCTTCCGGGCCTACGCCGACTATATGGAAACCCCGGAATTTGAAGAAAGCGCAAAAAACCTAATGCACCTTGCATTGGAAAAGAACACTTGTATCATGTGTTCGGAGGCTGTCTGGTGGCGCTGCCACCGCAGTATGATAGCTGATTACCTTAAAAGTAAGGGCTGGAAGGTGTTGCATATTCTATCTGAAAAAAAAACCGAAGAACATCCTTATACCAAAGCCGCCAGCATTATCGACGATCAGCTGGAATATGGCGCCGGATAA
- a CDS encoding arsenate reductase ArsC → MKKILILCTGNSCRSQIAEGYLRHFAGSAAEIYSAGVEKHGVNPRAIRIMKEDGLDISGHTSNHVEEYLGITFDFVITVCDNARESCPNFPGGALKFHHNFPDPAKAKGSEEEIMEQFRAVREKIKHYSRNFIRRHIPADRR, encoded by the coding sequence ATGAAGAAAATACTGATATTGTGTACTGGCAATAGTTGCCGGAGCCAGATAGCAGAAGGTTATCTCCGGCATTTTGCCGGGAGTGCGGCGGAAATTTACAGCGCCGGTGTAGAAAAACATGGGGTTAATCCCAGGGCAATCCGGATCATGAAGGAAGACGGTCTGGACATATCCGGCCATACCTCCAACCATGTTGAGGAATACCTCGGTATCACCTTCGATTTTGTGATCACCGTCTGCGACAATGCCCGGGAAAGCTGTCCGAATTTTCCTGGCGGGGCGTTGAAATTCCATCATAACTTTCCTGACCCCGCCAAAGCAAAAGGGAGCGAAGAAGAAATCATGGAGCAGTTCCGGGCCGTGCGGGAAAAGATCAAGCACTACAGCCGGAATTTTATCCGGCGCCATATTCCAGCTGATCGTCGATAA
- a CDS encoding DUF6428 family protein → MNTLQAMGWQAFKERLQQDADQVLQFQYGDGKWVEASYHITEIKQAPIVSVDCGGVMNSWTEIIIQLWEPGMKQAERAMKVSKALAIIDVVEKSLPLNPKGTVKIEFGNSRFDTRQMYPGQFISEGENLIIDLVPDFTQCKAISRGGNCGTTADGEECCAPGAAVKPKVQLANLAVAPSCVPGSGCC, encoded by the coding sequence ATGAATACCCTTCAAGCAATGGGCTGGCAGGCTTTCAAGGAAAGGCTGCAACAGGACGCCGATCAGGTACTGCAATTCCAATATGGAGATGGAAAGTGGGTAGAAGCTTCCTACCATATTACAGAAATAAAGCAAGCGCCTATTGTTTCCGTAGATTGCGGCGGTGTGATGAATTCCTGGACGGAGATCATAATCCAATTATGGGAACCCGGAATGAAACAGGCGGAACGCGCCATGAAAGTAAGCAAGGCGCTTGCTATTATCGATGTAGTGGAAAAGTCATTACCGCTGAATCCAAAGGGAACCGTTAAAATAGAATTCGGCAATTCCCGCTTCGACACCCGGCAAATGTACCCGGGACAATTCATTTCCGAAGGGGAGAATTTAATTATTGACCTGGTGCCTGACTTCACGCAATGCAAAGCGATCAGCCGCGGAGGAAACTGCGGAACCACCGCCGATGGTGAAGAATGCTGTGCGCCGGGAGCTGCTGTAAAACCTAAGGTTCAATTAGCGAATCTGGCTGTTGCTCCCAGCTGCGTTCCCGGATCCGGCTGCTGCTAA
- a CDS encoding ArsR/SmtB family transcription factor has protein sequence MGLTKTEIFSVEQNRLAQLLKALAHPARVAILQHIMRANTCICGDLVEELGLAQATISQHLKELKNAGLIQGTIEGVSVCYCIHPENWKLLEKEVAGFIQSYKGISGCC, from the coding sequence ATGGGATTGACAAAAACAGAAATATTCAGTGTGGAACAGAACCGCCTTGCCCAGCTACTGAAAGCACTGGCTCATCCGGCGCGGGTTGCTATTCTGCAGCACATTATGAGGGCAAATACCTGCATCTGCGGCGACCTGGTGGAAGAACTCGGCCTTGCACAGGCAACCATTTCCCAGCACCTGAAAGAGCTAAAAAATGCCGGGCTTATACAAGGTACTATTGAAGGTGTAAGCGTCTGCTACTGTATCCATCCTGAAAACTGGAAATTGCTGGAAAAGGAAGTGGCCGGCTTTATTCAATCCTACAAAGGAATTAGCGGCTGCTGCTAA
- a CDS encoding GNAT family N-acetyltransferase yields the protein MEYQLKAGFEQMDVQAVHEFLSRESYWAKDIPLRLVEESLKNSWCLGAFDQNGRQAGFARLITDYTTFAYLADVFVLETHRGQGISKTMMEYIMQEPWVKNLRRLMLATIDAHGLYQQYGFVPLDKPERFLEISRKDLYGAGEAESSRRGPEAEI from the coding sequence ATGGAATACCAGTTGAAAGCCGGCTTTGAGCAAATGGACGTGCAGGCCGTTCATGAATTTTTAAGCAGGGAAAGTTACTGGGCGAAGGATATCCCCCTCAGGCTGGTGGAGGAGTCGCTTAAAAATTCCTGGTGCCTGGGTGCTTTCGACCAAAATGGCCGGCAGGCCGGGTTCGCCCGCCTGATCACAGACTATACGACCTTTGCCTATCTTGCCGACGTGTTTGTGCTGGAAACCCACCGCGGGCAGGGAATTTCCAAAACTATGATGGAATACATCATGCAGGAGCCCTGGGTCAAAAATCTGCGAAGGCTCATGCTGGCCACCATTGACGCACATGGGCTTTACCAGCAATACGGGTTTGTTCCGCTTGATAAACCCGAAAGATTCCTCGAGATCAGCCGGAAAGATCTTTATGGGGCAGGGGAGGCGGAATCGTCCCGGCGCGGACCGGAGGCGGAGATTTAG
- a CDS encoding DUF7133 domain-containing protein, with product MTKLALSLSCACLVFAGCGNSQKPCTPAERNPALQSIDSLGASLKWPEELEITGFAGPDLTPSPACLAVAPTGEVFVGVDMIGSLGKDPGRGAIVRLVDCNNDGIMDSHTEFAAVDNPRGIFPLGDQLFVLHTVFEDGFATGMDLVVFEDKDQDGIADGPSKPIIQHISNPKFLQSRGTDHATNGIRMGIDGWIYIAVGDFGFHNATDQEGNKLTMLGGGVVRVRPDGTEMEVYSHGMRNIYDVAIDPFMNIFARGNTNDGGGWNIRFSHQIQSGEYGYPVLFKHFTEEIIPAMVDLGGGSGTGALFMDEPAWPEKYNEVPMMADWGRSQLYIHRVTPSGASFSQEEEEFLKLPQITDLDVDASGRLYLSAWDGAGYSGDSTKGFVVRAVPKDWKYEAFPDLEEASIAELKTLLKSESSVRRLYAQQELLKRSGDKAAEAAWEVASDKTLPLDVRVAGIFTYAQAGKEAAVDKLVKLASEEEVREFALRALADRKPFLENVPVEPFLSAVKDPSARVQVAAIVGLGRLGHKEAAQTLLEVPVPASFKAPAKGEEGPHATPNPEIIPAHVAMQSLVRLNAVNACIEAIGTENSTLALWALRYMHDPGAVDGLIAAYENAGTDSLKNQIITTLARLYQKEAPYDGSWWWSTRPDTHGPYYQPVTWESSGKIKSFLMEQWSQSPASGKEFYANLNGKFRMGITEFGGDEPREVAIEEPKIDLEKIRNQKGQIGKTSIEDIMLAMSELKGTPDLGKKLFVQQGCVACHSVEKGETMKGPFMGQIGSIMNRKQIAESILKPNASISQGFATVQITTKDDKSYMGFVTGESAGQLILRDITGTAHTIKTSDIKERKELETSMMPEGLANSLSYEEFASLITYLSQQKE from the coding sequence ATGACCAAACTTGCCTTAAGCCTTAGCTGCGCCTGTCTTGTTTTTGCGGGATGCGGCAATTCACAGAAGCCATGTACTCCTGCTGAAAGAAACCCAGCATTACAATCCATTGACTCCCTGGGGGCCAGCCTGAAATGGCCGGAGGAACTGGAAATCACCGGTTTCGCCGGGCCGGACCTTACGCCCAGCCCCGCCTGCCTTGCAGTAGCGCCTACGGGCGAAGTTTTCGTCGGAGTGGATATGATCGGCTCCCTGGGAAAGGACCCGGGCCGGGGCGCCATCGTGCGCCTGGTGGATTGCAATAATGACGGCATCATGGACAGTCATACGGAATTTGCCGCGGTAGATAATCCCCGGGGTATTTTTCCGCTTGGCGACCAGCTTTTCGTACTTCATACCGTGTTTGAAGACGGCTTCGCCACCGGGATGGACCTGGTGGTTTTTGAAGACAAGGACCAGGACGGCATAGCGGACGGCCCTTCGAAACCTATTATTCAACATATCAGCAACCCCAAATTCCTTCAAAGCCGCGGCACCGACCACGCAACCAACGGCATTCGTATGGGCATAGACGGCTGGATCTACATTGCAGTTGGCGATTTCGGTTTTCATAACGCCACGGACCAGGAAGGGAACAAGCTTACCATGCTTGGCGGAGGCGTCGTAAGGGTTCGCCCGGACGGTACCGAAATGGAAGTTTACAGTCATGGCATGCGCAATATTTATGATGTGGCCATTGACCCGTTCATGAATATTTTCGCACGCGGCAATACCAATGACGGCGGCGGCTGGAACATCCGGTTCAGCCACCAGATACAATCCGGCGAATACGGCTATCCGGTGCTGTTCAAGCATTTCACCGAAGAGATCATCCCTGCTATGGTGGACCTCGGCGGAGGTTCCGGCACCGGCGCTCTGTTTATGGATGAACCTGCCTGGCCGGAAAAATATAACGAAGTACCCATGATGGCAGACTGGGGCAGAAGCCAGCTGTATATCCACCGGGTAACGCCTTCCGGCGCCAGCTTCAGCCAGGAAGAAGAAGAATTTCTCAAGTTGCCGCAGATCACTGACCTGGACGTGGACGCTTCCGGCCGCCTGTATCTTTCGGCATGGGACGGCGCAGGCTATTCCGGCGATTCCACCAAAGGCTTTGTGGTAAGAGCGGTTCCCAAAGATTGGAAATACGAGGCTTTCCCTGACCTGGAGGAAGCTTCCATAGCGGAACTGAAAACGCTTCTGAAGTCGGAAAGCAGTGTCAGACGGCTGTATGCCCAACAGGAATTGCTTAAGCGCTCCGGAGACAAAGCAGCGGAAGCCGCATGGGAAGTGGCCAGTGATAAAACCCTTCCGCTGGACGTGCGGGTAGCCGGTATCTTCACGTATGCACAGGCTGGAAAAGAGGCCGCCGTTGACAAGCTGGTAAAGCTGGCTTCGGAAGAAGAAGTTCGGGAATTTGCCTTGCGCGCCCTTGCCGACAGAAAGCCTTTCCTTGAAAATGTGCCTGTTGAACCTTTCCTGAGTGCGGTGAAAGACCCTTCTGCACGCGTGCAGGTAGCCGCTATTGTAGGCCTGGGCCGCCTGGGACATAAGGAAGCGGCGCAAACCCTGCTGGAGGTTCCCGTTCCTGCTTCCTTTAAAGCGCCCGCAAAAGGCGAGGAAGGCCCGCATGCCACCCCGAACCCTGAAATTATCCCGGCCCATGTGGCCATGCAGTCGTTGGTTCGCCTGAACGCGGTAAATGCCTGTATTGAAGCAATCGGTACAGAAAATTCAACGCTTGCCTTGTGGGCCCTGCGTTACATGCACGATCCGGGCGCCGTGGACGGCTTGATCGCCGCTTATGAAAACGCAGGCACTGATAGCCTGAAAAACCAGATAATTACTACCCTGGCCCGTCTTTACCAAAAGGAAGCTCCTTACGATGGTTCCTGGTGGTGGAGTACCCGGCCTGATACGCATGGCCCCTACTATCAACCCGTCACCTGGGAATCCTCCGGGAAGATCAAGTCCTTCCTGATGGAACAATGGAGCCAGTCTCCTGCCTCCGGAAAGGAATTCTATGCCAACCTGAACGGCAAATTCCGCATGGGGATCACTGAATTCGGCGGTGATGAACCCAGGGAAGTCGCCATAGAAGAACCCAAAATAGACCTGGAAAAGATCAGGAATCAAAAAGGGCAGATCGGGAAGACATCCATTGAAGATATTATGCTGGCGATGTCTGAACTCAAAGGCACCCCTGACCTGGGTAAAAAACTTTTTGTTCAGCAGGGCTGTGTAGCCTGTCACAGCGTTGAAAAAGGCGAAACCATGAAAGGCCCCTTCATGGGCCAGATAGGTTCTATCATGAACCGGAAGCAAATCGCAGAATCCATCCTGAAGCCTAACGCTTCTATTTCCCAGGGCTTTGCTACCGTACAGATCACCACCAAAGACGATAAAAGCTATATGGGCTTTGTCACCGGCGAATCGGCGGGGCAGCTTATCCTGCGCGATATTACCGGGACGGCGCATACGATCAAGACCAGTGATATAAAGGAACGGAAAGAGCTGGAAACATCCATGATGCCCGAAGGGCTTGCAAACTCGCTCTCCTACGAGGAATTTGCTTCCCTGATCACCTACCTGTCGCAGCAAAAGGAATAA
- a CDS encoding RagB/SusD family nutrient uptake outer membrane protein: MKRRSIILISAFVTLFFVGCTDLDEVWYDKVVPETFYKSKENIMSALYRPFTHARWYVTGDRWKVQEYTADHFAITTKGPHWYNGGENERYHYHRWTVEDNWIWQTWRGTLMGVALALDTKQDLEKLDYTKFTLTQEDKDSHISQLNTLIAFFYLNGLDYFGGLPVFTDLEAENVPRSTDQETFNHIESLLLDALDKLPVKKAGEPEEGVLKKGAAAAMLARLYFNAEAYTGSPMYEEAAALCRDIIAGEYGEYSLDPDWFGPFDFYNNESPEVIWSMPSEFNKLQYDWYYADFYHYNSRVYFDVDLGANNGGHLQPSRKPDSSLYMNEFELGSPYEKFNDADLRKQAYKYQGGGRYEGMFLVGKQISPVTGERSLGTQEYKDQLIVLDDRVGRFSEIGPGKTYSSVSELPSKMSEGEENTGIRLVKAPVPSMNDNTLRWGADHAVIRLAEIYYMLAECNWRAGDRESAAELINQVRSRNFADGADPDPATAANLDEYRMLDEWGIEFLGEGRRRTDLVRWNKFTTEAWWDHEPSGSEHLNRFPIPQEAISGNNNLEQNSGY, from the coding sequence ATGAAGAGAAGATCCATCATATTGATTTCGGCATTTGTCACCCTCTTTTTCGTAGGATGCACCGATCTGGATGAAGTTTGGTATGACAAGGTCGTGCCGGAAACTTTCTACAAGAGCAAAGAAAATATCATGTCCGCCCTTTACCGGCCCTTTACTCATGCCCGCTGGTACGTTACCGGTGACCGCTGGAAGGTTCAGGAATATACTGCCGACCATTTCGCCATTACCACCAAAGGCCCGCACTGGTACAACGGCGGGGAGAATGAGCGTTATCATTATCATCGCTGGACGGTGGAGGACAACTGGATCTGGCAAACCTGGCGGGGCACGCTGATGGGCGTTGCCCTTGCGCTTGATACCAAGCAGGATCTTGAAAAACTGGACTACACAAAGTTTACCCTTACCCAGGAAGATAAGGATAGCCATATCAGCCAGTTAAACACACTGATCGCTTTCTTCTACCTGAATGGCCTGGACTATTTCGGCGGATTGCCGGTCTTTACCGATCTTGAAGCCGAAAATGTACCCCGGAGTACGGACCAGGAAACCTTTAATCACATTGAAAGCCTTCTTTTGGATGCCCTGGATAAGCTTCCTGTAAAGAAAGCCGGTGAACCGGAAGAAGGGGTGCTAAAAAAAGGCGCGGCGGCTGCGATGCTTGCACGGCTCTATTTTAATGCCGAAGCCTACACCGGAAGCCCCATGTACGAAGAAGCCGCGGCCTTATGCCGGGATATCATCGCAGGTGAATACGGGGAATATTCTCTGGACCCGGATTGGTTTGGCCCCTTCGATTTTTACAATAACGAGTCACCCGAGGTGATCTGGTCCATGCCTTCAGAGTTTAACAAACTGCAGTATGACTGGTATTACGCGGATTTTTACCATTATAATTCCAGGGTGTATTTTGACGTGGACCTGGGCGCGAACAACGGCGGACACCTGCAGCCTTCACGGAAACCCGATAGTTCCCTGTATATGAACGAGTTTGAACTAGGCTCGCCTTATGAAAAATTCAATGATGCCGACCTGAGAAAACAGGCCTATAAATACCAGGGCGGGGGACGTTACGAGGGCATGTTCCTGGTTGGTAAACAAATATCCCCGGTAACCGGCGAAAGGAGCCTGGGCACCCAGGAATATAAGGATCAGCTGATCGTACTGGATGACCGCGTAGGACGCTTTTCCGAAATAGGCCCCGGAAAAACTTATAGTTCGGTAAGTGAGCTTCCCTCGAAAATGTCGGAAGGGGAGGAAAATACGGGGATTCGCCTGGTGAAGGCGCCGGTTCCTTCTATGAACGATAATACCCTTCGCTGGGGCGCCGACCACGCAGTGATCCGCCTGGCCGAAATTTATTATATGCTGGCGGAATGCAATTGGAGAGCCGGGGACAGGGAAAGCGCAGCTGAACTGATCAACCAGGTGAGGTCCCGTAATTTCGCAGACGGCGCCGACCCGGATCCCGCAACGGCAGCGAACCTTGACGAGTACCGCATGCTGGACGAGTGGGGAATCGAATTTCTTGGCGAGGGCAGAAGGCGTACCGACCTGGTCAGGTGGAATAAGTTTACCACGGAAGCCTGGTGGGATCATGAACCCTCGGGTTCGGAACACCTGAACAGGTTCCCCATTCCTCAGGAAGCTATTTCCGGAAATAATAACCTGGAACAGAACAGCGGTTATTAG
- a CDS encoding SusC/RagA family TonB-linked outer membrane protein — protein sequence MRYRNTTLYKWAAIWLFVLILPASGKLWAQELREVTGTVTDSLSQTPVPGVSVQVKGTNKGVQTDLDGNFSIQVSPENVLVFSFLGYATKEIRVGSQSVINAALSQSLSTLDQVVVIGYGTLEKSEVTSSVTSLTAEDIIPGMSNNPLRSLQGKVSGLNIASENGTDPNAGTSIQLRGANSVNASQGPLVVIDGVPGADINSVARDDIKSIDILKDASAGAIYGTRASGGVILITTKSAQAGPLSVSYSGELSTETTRRKAEVLSAEEFVAAGLGDDLGHRTDWFDEVTRDFPFNQRHTLTLRGGSESAKIYASLYSNNAQGIGIGSKREEFGGRLNTHFSLFDGKAEIISHASYSSADADFTNNGIYNMALKLNPTETPYDATDITGYNVWTGGWEYYNPVADINLRTDQNQYKYLLADVRLKVNITDNLNTSAMVATKNNTEHPTYWRSAQHKTSRDQGVDGYAKQEYKKWFDQTFEWLVNYNNQFGDHSVKAVGGYSFQQFNGQGFWAENSDFPVDGLEEHDLNTGSFLTDGRANMDSWKDPRERLIAFFGRVNYSFKDRYLLSASFRREGSSKFAPGNRWGSFPAISAGWRISEEPFMSSLAFVDDLKIRGGYGVTGNEGFDPGVAMRMYGADTWWLVNGEWVRTYGLAHNQNVNLQWETKKEYNIGLDFSLFDYKLTGKIDVYERNSDNLIYDISVPQPPAIHNKTTMNVGSLRNRGVEVDLTWNAINKSDLNYSTTVKMSHNRNTLVSLWGSQTFWDRKSFPAPGSPGSAVRLYPGRDIGSFFIWKFAGFTEEGNWMLYDKDGNAFDVSERSKSIDDKQFIGNAIPDVILSWNHSLEWRNFDLNVYMRGWFGHDVFNMINMYYSLPNVTGQNVLKSAFEEHRNITGEKELSDYWLEKGDFVKLDAVTLGYTFNTKAIKHVKNLRVYLTGRDLFTITGYSGLNPEVNINGLEPGFEELSVYPQTRSFTLGVQANF from the coding sequence ATGAGATATAGAAACACTACGTTGTACAAATGGGCCGCGATATGGCTGTTTGTGCTGATCCTCCCGGCTTCAGGGAAGCTTTGGGCGCAGGAGTTAAGAGAAGTAACCGGCACTGTGACAGACAGTCTTTCGCAAACCCCGGTACCGGGCGTAAGCGTCCAGGTGAAAGGGACGAACAAGGGAGTGCAGACAGACCTTGACGGTAATTTCAGCATACAGGTAAGCCCGGAAAACGTTCTCGTTTTTTCCTTTCTTGGTTATGCAACAAAAGAAATAAGGGTTGGCAGCCAAAGCGTGATAAATGCCGCGCTGAGCCAGAGCTTATCCACGCTTGACCAGGTGGTGGTGATCGGCTATGGCACCCTGGAGAAAAGTGAGGTGACCAGCTCGGTTACCTCACTAACAGCGGAGGATATTATCCCGGGCATGTCCAACAACCCGCTCAGGTCATTACAGGGCAAGGTTTCCGGTTTGAACATCGCTTCTGAGAACGGAACGGATCCCAATGCCGGAACTTCCATACAACTGCGGGGAGCAAATTCAGTGAACGCGTCTCAGGGACCGCTCGTTGTCATAGACGGAGTGCCCGGTGCGGATATCAATTCGGTCGCAAGAGACGATATTAAATCCATCGATATCCTGAAGGATGCTTCCGCAGGCGCCATTTACGGGACCAGGGCTTCCGGCGGCGTCATCCTGATCACTACCAAAAGCGCGCAGGCCGGCCCTTTGAGCGTTTCTTATTCGGGCGAACTGTCCACGGAAACGACCCGGAGAAAGGCCGAGGTTTTATCCGCGGAAGAATTTGTGGCAGCCGGACTTGGAGACGACCTGGGCCATAGAACAGACTGGTTCGATGAGGTCACCCGGGATTTTCCCTTTAATCAGCGGCATACCCTTACCCTTAGGGGAGGGAGCGAATCGGCAAAGATTTACGCTTCTTTGTACAGTAATAATGCGCAGGGAATCGGCATTGGTTCCAAAAGGGAGGAATTTGGCGGCCGGCTGAACACGCACTTTTCACTTTTTGACGGAAAGGCCGAGATCATCAGCCATGCCAGTTATTCAAGCGCGGATGCTGACTTTACCAATAACGGCATTTATAATATGGCGCTGAAACTTAATCCTACTGAAACACCCTACGATGCCACGGATATTACCGGCTATAATGTCTGGACAGGAGGATGGGAATACTATAACCCGGTAGCTGATATTAACCTGAGAACCGATCAAAACCAGTACAAATACCTGCTGGCCGATGTGAGGCTCAAAGTAAATATTACCGATAACCTGAATACTTCGGCCATGGTGGCCACCAAGAATAATACGGAACATCCTACTTACTGGCGTTCCGCCCAGCATAAGACCTCACGGGACCAGGGAGTGGACGGCTATGCGAAACAAGAATATAAGAAATGGTTTGATCAGACCTTCGAGTGGCTTGTCAACTATAATAATCAGTTCGGGGATCACTCCGTAAAAGCGGTAGGAGGTTACAGCTTCCAGCAATTCAATGGCCAGGGGTTCTGGGCGGAAAATTCCGATTTCCCGGTTGACGGCCTGGAAGAGCATGATCTGAACACCGGTTCTTTTCTGACGGACGGAAGGGCAAATATGGATTCCTGGAAAGACCCCCGGGAACGGCTGATTGCTTTCTTCGGGCGTGTCAATTATTCATTCAAAGACCGCTACCTGCTGTCAGCGAGTTTCCGCAGGGAAGGGTCTTCCAAGTTCGCCCCGGGTAACCGCTGGGGATCTTTCCCGGCTATTTCCGCCGGCTGGCGCATTTCGGAAGAGCCCTTCATGAGTTCCCTGGCATTTGTGGATGACCTGAAGATCAGGGGAGGATACGGCGTGACCGGGAATGAAGGTTTTGATCCCGGTGTTGCCATGAGAATGTACGGCGCCGATACCTGGTGGCTGGTAAACGGAGAATGGGTAAGGACGTATGGCCTGGCGCATAATCAGAACGTGAACCTGCAGTGGGAAACGAAAAAAGAGTACAATATCGGGCTCGATTTTTCGCTTTTCGATTATAAGTTAACGGGAAAGATCGATGTTTACGAAAGGAACAGCGATAACCTGATCTACGATATTTCTGTTCCCCAGCCGCCTGCTATTCATAATAAAACAACGATGAACGTCGGCAGCCTCCGGAACAGGGGAGTGGAAGTGGACCTGACCTGGAACGCGATCAATAAATCCGACCTGAATTATTCCACGACGGTAAAAATGTCGCATAACCGGAATACGCTGGTGTCGCTCTGGGGCAGCCAGACATTCTGGGACCGCAAATCTTTCCCTGCGCCGGGATCTCCGGGCAGCGCCGTGCGGCTTTACCCTGGCCGGGATATCGGGAGTTTTTTTATCTGGAAATTTGCGGGTTTCACCGAGGAAGGGAACTGGATGCTGTACGATAAGGACGGGAATGCCTTTGATGTTAGCGAAAGGTCTAAGTCTATTGACGATAAGCAGTTTATCGGCAATGCTATTCCGGACGTGATCTTATCCTGGAACCATTCACTGGAATGGAGGAACTTTGATCTGAATGTGTACATGCGGGGCTGGTTCGGGCACGATGTATTCAACATGATCAATATGTATTATAGCCTTCCCAATGTGACCGGTCAGAATGTATTGAAGTCCGCTTTTGAAGAACACCGGAATATTACCGGGGAAAAAGAGCTTAGCGACTACTGGCTGGAAAAAGGCGATTTCGTGAAGCTGGATGCAGTAACCCTGGGCTACACGTTTAACACCAAGGCTATTAAGCACGTGAAGAACCTGCGGGTGTACCTTACCGGCAGGGACCTGTTCACCATTACCGGGTATTCCGGGCTTAATCCCGAAGTAAATATCAACGGGCTGGAACCCGGATTTGAGGAGTTGAGCGTTTATCCGCAGACAAGGAGCTTCACTCTTGGCGTTCAGGCTAATTTTTAA